The sequence TACTTCTTGACGTCCACGTGGGTCTGCTGATGGGCTCGCAGGTTCGAGCGGTCGGCAAAGGATCGTGGGCAGTCGGGGCACTGGAAGGGCTTCTCGCCGGTGTGGGTGCGGATGTGTCCCTGGAGCAGCCAGGGTCGCGAGAAGGCCTTGCCGCAGATAGGGCACTTGCAGGGCAGCGTATGGGTGCGGATGTGCATCTTCAGGGCTCCGATGGTAGTGTACAGCTTGCCACACTCCTCGCAGGAGTGCGTCTTCTTCTCCTGGTTGCACTCGGCTGCGGGGCAGTGGAACTGACGGTGCTTGGACAGACCCATCGAGGTGGAGTACATCTTCTGGCACTCGTCGCACTTGAAGCGGTAGTTCTTGGCATGATTGGCGGTCACACTGCCGGACGAGGAGGAGCCACTCATGGAGGGAGCGGAGTAAGAGGAGTATCCCGAGGAGCTGCTCACACTGGctccgctgctgctgctggactTCGCCTCATCGAAGAGGTGGAACAGAGCCGGCAGCGGGATATCATTCCTCACGGACAGATCCTCTGGCTCGGATCCAGTTTCCAGATCGGATCCCGGGCTGGAGGGTGGTGTCATCTGCTGGTAGCTGTACACCGACTGGGGTGAGGCCATCGAACTGGCAGGCGAGGGATAGGCAGCCAGATGGGGCTGGTAGCTGCTCCACAATGCAGAGATGGGGTTGCATCCGGCGGCCATCACAAAGGCGGACTGGAAGGGATTAACCGAGGTTGTGGCGGTGGTATAACCAGTAGTTCCAGCTGTGAGTCCACGCATATGGATATTGGTTGGCTGGTAATCCTGGTCCTCCGCTGGTGGCGACAGCAGGCAGGAGTTGGAGTTTAGGCTGGAGATCCTTTCCGGTGTCTTGGAGAGATTCAGCACATAGTCGCGTTTCGGCTCGGGCTGTTGGTAATCCTGCGACTCCTCCTCGCGTCCCCTTTTCAAAGACAGATCCTGTGGCTGGTCCTGGGCAAACTGCGAGTCCTTGGTCAGGGCCAAGGCCTCCGTTTGCGGCAGACGCTCCTCCACGAAGACAATGGGGCGCTTCTTCAGCGGGCAGCTCTTGTAGTTGGCGGCCATTTTGGATTTTAGTATGCGATTAAGTTTTAGTTTCCGGTTGCGATTAGAGATCGACTTAAAGATCGGCGATGCGAGTTATATGGTTCGAGTTTGTAGAGTTCGATTTCGAGTTATAGAGCGGTGGTTGCGTTCTCAACGAGAGCTGAGGTGGCTGTGACAGGTCGACTGCGGAGCACGCTCTTTTATACCCGGAACTCAGCCTCTGTCGACGCCGGCGTCGCTGCCACCATTTGGTGGTGGTTCTTCttcaaaacaacaacaaaaacactCACACGTGTGCGTCGCTACctagcaacaacaacaatagtaCTTTTCCCATACCCTTATTGCGTATTTCCCTCACTTCCCTCTACCTGCTCTCTCTGACACTCTATATTTCTCTCTGTGAGAAGAGCAGGCGCAGGCGCACCCTCCTAGTTATAAGGATCCAATCCCAAAACGATCCCCCTATAAGTTATGACAGCTCTGCTGGCTCTCCAATTTCCCGGCCTGTTCACAACCCACCCGTAATAACTCCTGCAGGTCCGGAATGCTTCGAAATGCAAGTTACACTATCGCTTCCCTACCTCTATATCACCCTAAGtaatttctatttttaagCACGAGTCAAATTGGACTCCTAGTGCTGTATGGGGTGGTTTCTGCACTTAGATCGAGTGCCAGTGCTTGGAGTACATCTGCCGGTTGCCTTGGTTTTTTTGGGGGGGAAGTGAACCTGGGCAACACGGACTCTGACAAAACTGACACCTTCGCCGAGAGGTGTTCCAAAAATAACACTGATAATGAGCCGAATTCCGAGCACCAAGTGTCAACTCTGGGGTGCACTCTACGCTGACTTATGGATCATCTCCAGTGGCTCATTGGCAGCGATCGATGGGAGTTCGTTGGGGATTTTTCGGGGGTATAGGAACCATCACTGCCTAACCAGACAGGAGCTGACGGATACTATCCAGTCTCCTGCGAGCTTACCTTTGGTCTTGGTAATCTTCCTGTTCCCACCAATGGTTGAAACTATAAACATTTTGACGATTTCCTTTTGTCAACATGAGAAAGCAATTACTAGTTCTTAACTAAACGTATCAAATGTACACGTTTTGTAAGATACCAGGTGTCTAAGTGATCATCATTAATTAGATTCCGaatatttagttttattataattataaacatcttacaaaatatttagtaaGCTATCACCCTTAAGTAACTGCTTAGATTACTTATTATTCCATATTCTCTCACCAAAGTTTtcttgaaatttaaaaataagtgtATTTAAGAACAATGAACTAATTGAACCCTTAAActaaattaatttgaaataaTTTTCTGAACTTGATACGCCATTATAAAATTCTTTGTATTTTCATTaacttataaaataaaattcaattaagGCGGAAAATATATAGCTTCGTATAACGCGTAGAATTAAAAACAACTTTAGGATATTTTGGTCCTTCCGAAAAACCGTTTGAGAGGAGTCTCCAAATATTATTCatcttacattttatttacaatatcAATTATTCGTTTAATACAACACCCAATGGTCTCTCCTGGTCTTATGCCACCTCCTCTGACCTTTGACTCGCTGCCTCATCGCGCACACACAACTTTCCCACCCAGCACCTCCAGACTCGCCACCCCTCCAACTATCGCTGGGAAACTTTCCCAACTCAACTCCCACTCCCGCATGGAGGACTTCGCATCCGGGAAAACAGACAAGCCCGCATAGCCAAGTCCGATTTCCCAGGGACGTCGAGAAAAAACCAGGCGCGGTGGTAAAATTGGAAAAAATCCGTAGCAAACCCAAAAGTTTTGATAAACCCAAATGGTGACAAAAAATTCCAACGCGGAATTCCAATTCCCCGCGATCTTCCGATCCTGCGACCAATGGCGTGAGGGAAAATGGAATATGTCGAGCCAATAACCCAGCCGCATTTCCATTTCGTATTTCCCTGCCGCGGATTTCCCTTCGCCGACTCTCCGGATGTGGATCAGAGCTGGATTTAAAGTAATTTCCC is a genomic window of Drosophila suzukii chromosome 2L, CBGP_Dsuzu_IsoJpt1.0, whole genome shotgun sequence containing:
- the sna gene encoding protein snail is translated as MAANYKSCPLKKRPIVFVEERLPQTEALALTKDSQFAQDQPQDLSLKRGREEESQDYQQPEPKRDYVLNLSKTPERISSLNSNSCLLSPPAEDQDYQPTNIHMRGLTAGTTGYTTATTSVNPFQSAFVMAAGCNPISALWSSYQPHLAAYPSPASSMASPQSVYSYQQMTPPSSPGSDLETGSEPEDLSVRNDIPLPALFHLFDEAKSSSSSGASVSSSSGYSSYSAPSMSGSSSSGSVTANHAKNYRFKCDECQKMYSTSMGLSKHRQFHCPAAECNQEKKTHSCEECGKLYTTIGALKMHIRTHTLPCKCPICGKAFSRPWLLQGHIRTHTGEKPFQCPDCPRSFADRSNLRAHQQTHVDVKKYACQVCHKSFSRMSLLNKHSSSNCTITIA